The Brassica oleracea var. oleracea cultivar TO1000 chromosome C7, BOL, whole genome shotgun sequence sequence NNNNNNNNNNNNNNNNNNNNNNNNNNNNNNNNNNNNNNNNNNNNNNNNNNNNNNNNNNNNNNNNNNNNNNNNNNNNNNNNNNNNNNNNNNNNNNNNNNNNNNNNNNNNNNNNNNNNNNNNNNNNNNNNNNNNNNNNNNNNNNNNNNNNNNNNNNNTAGGGAGATTAAGGGTGATTAGGTTAGAGCTAGGATGTTTTAGTGTAGATCATTCATATTTCCTTGCTAGCAGAGTGAACCTAATGCATCTTCTGAGTTGGCCACTCAGTTGTTGATCCTTAGGCATTTCTCACCCGAAAGGTGTTCGAGGAAATGCCCGAGACAACTCTTCCTAGCTTTTAGCATACTTTGTCAAAGACATTTGTTGTTAGAGGTGCTAAGATAACCATTGGACTTGCTAGTTATGATTACTTTCATATTATTCAACCAAAGACATTTGATGCTTGGATTGTGTTAGTAAATGAACATTCATCTAGACATAGAGTTTGTTTAGGATTGTGTCTAAGTTTAAGGTTGATAGTTTGATTGATCGTTTGCCATCATTAGTTCGAAACTTGATCACCCGAGGTGTAATCCCTATATCCATGAGTTCTCTTTTCCCATAGTTAAGAAAATATCATTTAGTTATTCCTTTTAGTTAGTTATAGTTTAAAAACCCTTTTAAAAACCATTGGTTGCACTTAGATTAAGTGATTACTTGCATTCTCGGTGCTTTCATATCTCTCAGAACTGGTTCGACAATCATTTATACTACAACATTTGTCTTAGGAGCCTTGAAAACTCCTAACACCAAGGAGCAAACCATTCATCAGTTTTTTCCAAACTTGACTCGAGTATAAGCAAGAATAGAACAAATGATTTCTTGTCTCCATTTCTTGTTTGCACAGCACACATACATGATCAATGGCCGGATTCCATTTTAACATTCTGTCACACGTTGACAATCTATCTTGTATTGCTGTCCAAACATGAAACGAGTATTTTGGTGTTGCATGTTTGAACCAGACACCTTTGCTCCATTCATGTATTATGTACTCCTTTCTAATCATTTGCCAAGTGTTTTCTGATGAAAAGGAAGGCTTATAACTCTCTGCATTAATCTTCCATAAAGCAATATCTTCAACTTGCAGATTCTCAGACTTTATTTTTTTCCATTTCCTCCTCCACTCTATTCAAGATCACTATGCGATGATTTCTTCTATTATGAATCTGAATAGCTTCTGCGATTGTTAAGTTTTCTGGTATGCACATATCAACATATCCCAATAGATCCTTTAAGCGTCCTATGCTGCTCCAATGATCATACCAGAATGAAGTAGAAGCACCACTCTTAACTCCTATCCGATGATAACTTTCTTGCAGCCTCTCTTGTCCTAAGAATTTTCCTCCACATCCATGATCCTGCTGTAGAACTCTCTTTATAGACCAAAATGAACCTTTTATGATTAAGTAAACCTGGATCCATTTCACCCATAGAGAAAGGATTCTCCAAATTAAATTAAGACAAGATACTTCATTGACTTCCTTTAAAGGTCTTATTTCCAAACCTCCTTCTTCTTTTTTTGTACAAACTTCCTTCCATTCAACTTTTGACTTCTTTAAATTTAGGTTGGGACCTGACCATAAAAAGACTGCACTTAGCTTTCCTATCTTTTATTAAGCATTGTTTAGGCAAACTAAATGCTGAGAGCCAGAAGTTTGTCAAACTCATAATGACTGATTTGATTAACTGAAGTGTTTCTGCGTAAGAGATAAACATTCCATTCCAATTACACATCTTAGTCCTGACCTTCTCCATCAATGGTGTATAATCTGCTACTGTCATCTTCTTTGTGAGCAGAGGTAAGCCCAAATATCGAACTGGAAGCTGGCCTGCTGCCAGTGCCAGTCCGGACTTACCTGGTGCCTAAAGCGTACTTAAAAAATATGACTCTTCAATATATTAATTTTTGCTTTATTTTTGTTATTTAATAAAATAGCATTAATTCATATTAAAATTTATTTATTTTTAAAAGAAAAATATGAAAAGCTTATTTTATGAAGTTTTGTTTTATTTTCTCAAAAATTATTTGTCAGCATCGAATGTTAAAATTTCACAATAATTTTTTGTTTATTAAAATTTCATTTTTAAGCAATATATAGAAACCAACAAAAAGAAAAAGAAAAATGAAAATTTACATGACATATGCAGCTATTCCGATGGATATCAATTAAAACAAACTTGGAATATGAAGAATAGATCATTTGAGTTGATTGTTATAACTTCTTCAGCTATTATAGCAAAGATCAACGCAAGAAATACACAAAAGAAGTCAAGAAAATAAATTTTTGTTAGTTGTTACTAATACATAGGTTTGTTATTTGCCAAAAAAAGATTTTGTTTAATTAAATCTATTTATCTAATGTCACTCAATTTAATATAAGATGTATAAATAAAGAAACTAGTTGTTAGATTAAGTATTTTTTTTGTCGGCAGATTAAGTAACTAACCGTCTCTATTTGTATCCATGAATAAATCATATTAAATTATTAGTATTATCAAAAAGGACAATATTATCAAAAAAGGAAGAAAAGAAAGTACGGGTGGAACTCGTGTCTTGTTGCCCAAGAGGATAAGGTTAAATGCACTAAACTAAGGTGAACTTTAAGAAATTTGGTGCCCATGAAATATTTATTATATTTGGTGCCTAAAGCCCTCGCTTTATGGGCTTTAGCCCAGGGCCGGCCCTGCTGCAAATGAGAAATTTTCAAGAATAGCAGTCTGATTTTCAAGAGTAATCCCAACCATGTATAATGTTGATTTCTCCACATTGATTTTCAACCCTGAAAGCTTTGCAAATTCATCAAACACCAGAAGTATTTCTTCCACTGATCTCTTCTGTCCATCTGTAAACACCATTATGTCATCAGCAAAGCATAAGTGCGTCAATGAAGCATTCTTGCATATTGGGAGGTATCCAACCAATCTATCAGTAGCTGCCTTATCCAAAATTTTTGAGAGGACATTCATGCATATTACAAACAGCGAAGATGATAACGCACATCCTTGTCTTAACCCTCTGTTGCTGTTGAAATATCCTGCAAGTTCCCCATTTACTTGAACCAAAAATGATGATGTTGTAACACACAATCGGATCCAGTGAATATACTCATTTGGGAATCCAAGAGCTTCCAATGTTGCTAGAAGAAAAGGTCATTGTACTGAATCAAAAGCTTTGAAAATATCTATCTTCACTGTACACCTTGGTGATATCTCTGTCTTGTGATAGTCTTTGACTAATTACGTGGCTAATAAGAGGTTCTCCATTAACAACCTATCCTTGACAAAAGCCGACTGATTCCAAGTGATGAACTTAGGCATTATTCCTTTAAGCCTATTAGCTAAAATCTTAGATATCACCTTATAGATCACATTACAACACGATATTGGCCTATAATCCTTCATCTCCTTTGCTTTTTTTTTTGAATTAAAGCAAGTATTGTAGAATTGATACCTTTAGGTAAGAAAACTTTTATGAAGAACGATTGTACAGCCACAACCACATCATTCCCAATTATTGGTCAGGCTGCTTTGAAGAATTCAGTAGTCTATCCAGTGATTTATTTGATGACATCTTGAATATTACAGCTTTAACTTTCTCCGATGTAACTTTCTTTATCAAGCTCACTTTATCTTCTTCACTATATTTGAATTGAAGCAAACTTTCCAGACTTTCAACACTAGGTGCTTCATAATCTGGTGGCTTACGAGTGAGGAAATCAGTAAAGAACCTCTCTGCTTCCTTTTTTATTGCTTTACTAGATTTGGTCATGTGCGTTGCAACGGACTTTATTTGATATTTTAATTTAATAAAAAATATTAAAAAATTATTTTATTATTTTTTAAAAATTGTTTTTGCATATTTGTTAAACATTAAAAATTGTTTCAGTTAATATTTGTTAGGGTTAGAAAAAACATCCAAAAGTAAAAATTTAAACCGGATCCAACACAAAATAATAATTATAATGAAACAAAAAGAAATTTAGAAGTTAAATAAGGTCAAGAAGAAATGACAACATTATACACTTTCTTATGTACTAATTTAATATTTTATTAAGCTTATCTAATGTTAAATAATTTTCTTGATTCATTATATATTAATGATATATTTTCATAATAAAATTTTAATTAAAATGAATTATAAACTACTACATATCAAACATGTGTTTGATTTTCGTATAACCAAACACATAAATACCAATCACGACAACATCCTAAGTTTTGATTTTTGATAATTTAATAGCTTTACCATCATACTTGTCATCAAATATTTTTTTTAAATACTATCAAGTAGGTATGTTTACTTTTGTTAGGATTTACAATTAAAAAAAAAAGAAAAACTATCAAATAATTTTTTATATTTTTGTTTAGGATTATAGAAAAAGAAAAGTATTATCATATAAACTTTTACAATTATCTTCTGTTTAGAATTTCAAAAAAATCTTATTCCTATCAAATAATTATTTCTAGTTACTATTAAATAATTTTAAATTATGATTTTTACGGTTCATATCAATACTATTTTTTACACTTCATTTTTAATTAAATAATTTTTAGTATCATGTTGATCATCAAATTTTCTATACTATCAAATAACTTCTTACAATTCTTTTTATACAAATCACTTATTTTATAGTTAGTTTTTCTATTCGATTTTTATTAAATAATTTCTTGTACTTGTAGGATTTTATAATTCGTTTTTTATTTAAACCTTTTAAAAAAAAAAGATAATATGTTCTCTTATAATATCTTTCTTTAGTATCTTTAAAGATGAAAAATATACAAAATATTTTAAAAAGAAAAAAAATACTTTCAAATAGCTTTTTACAATTATTCTTTGTTTATAGAATTTTCAAAAATTAAATTTAATATCAAATATTTTAAAAATATTATAAAAAGAGCCATACAAATATAACTGTAAAAGGCTACGTAATAGTAATTTTCCTTTTCTTAACTACTAAAAAGAATAATTAACTATATTTTTCTAATAATTTTTCTTTTCTAGTGTCCAAAATAATGTAATAAATTTTTTTTTCTAAATCTTTTTAAATCCTAATAAAAGAGAATTGTAACATATTTTTGACACATGTCACAATCTTAATAAATTAACTCACACATATCGCGATCATGTTATTTAACAACTTTGAAGAACTAAACTTTATATAATAATAATGTTATTTAGCAACTTTGAAGAACTAGACTTTATATAATAATAATTTTCCTTTTTTAGTGTCCAAAATAATGTAATAATTTTTTTTTTTCTAAATCTTTTTAAATCTTAATAAAAGAGAATTGTAACATATTTTTGACACATGTCACAATCTTAATAAATTAACTGACACATATCGCGATTATGCTATTTAGCAATTTTGAAGAACTAAACTTTATATAATAAGATATGTTCCATGTGAGTGTTTTCGTATCTACACTTCACCTTAGTTTTGAACTCTTGATATCGGCTTATTGGGCCTAATCGAGACGGCCCATTATCTAGAGCCGGCTATTCGGTTTCCCCTTCCCGGCGCTGAAAATCTACATCCCCACCGTTGTAGCCAGCCGCTGCCTTCTCTCTCTCGTCGAAAGAAGCAATGGCCTCTTACGCTACGTTACTGGAGAAAACTCGAGTCCCTCAACCTTCAATACAGAGACTAGCTGTGATCTCCGTCTTCTCCAAGTTCCGATCTGCTCCAGAGTCCGAATCCGAAACCGGGAGAGAAGCTATCTCCTTCTGCTTAACCTCCGAATCTATCACCGTCGTCGATCAATCCGTTCGTGAGCTATGCCGATTAGTATCAGACTCCGTTCTGGACCTCTCCCGCGGTTTGCTCGAGCTTCAATCCGCACTCGAAGGATGCGACTCGAAACTGGTTCCTCTCTTTGTGAAAGGCTTAGGGTTCTTGATTCGAATAGGTTACGAACAGAAACATGGGAATTGGAAGTTAAATTCTACTGAGAATCATCCCTTTGTGAGGGTATGTGATATATAGTGAATAATTGAGTCGAAATTAGCAAGCCTTTGATGCTTTCTCCTTGTTGTTGGTTTGTTGCAGATACTTTCTTGCAGAGTGGAGACACAGACGGAGCTTCTTCACCAAGTATCACTCTTTGTGATGCGTAATCGGCGATTGGGGATGGTGGGAGTATGTGAATTTCTGGAGCCGTTCTTGAATTTTGTAATATTACGTGTCCCATTTACAGATTCATCCCCGTCTTTGTTTGTGAGGGAGTTAATCTCGTCAATGGCTTCCCTTTGTTGCTCATGCCGTCACGAAGCACTGCCAGTGTTCAGATTGGTTATGCGGTGTCTTAAGTATATCCCAGGGAAGAACTCGGAAGTAAGTATTTATTATTTGACAGTCATTTTGATGAATGCTTATAGGACCAAGTATTAAATTTCTGAGACTATTCAGGATAATAGAAATTTCAGCTGCATTGTCAAGACTCTAGTGGATGCTTACACTGTGGTTGCGAGAGACTTGGTTGGAACTAGATTGGTATGTGCCGATTGCGTCATAACTTCATCTTGATCTTTGCGCTCTTTTCGGACATGTTTTCATTTATTTAGTGCTAGCAGGAAGTAATAGAAGTTCATGTGCTTGGTGTTCAACTGGTAGATACCGTGCTTTTGCTTTGTGCCTCTCCTCATGTCCAGAACACTGAGCAAGAGGCTGTGATCGAATCGTTGAGGCACTTGTTAGCTGTTCAGAAAGACCTTGGATTACCATATTCACGTGATTTATCTTTGGTGGTTCTCTCGTTACTTTTCATGCTTGCCAAGTCCAGTGTCGAGCATGAGCAACTCTCTATTTTGAAGTTGCTGCTTTTCCTGCTTAAATGGAAAAGTGAAAATGGTATATCTGTGCTCAATCTTTCTTGTTATTACACTCTTAAACTTTTCATTGTCTAATATCGTAGTAGCTTATTTACTCCAATCAACTTGGTCTGTCCTGCTGTTGTTGACTCCATGTTTCCTTCTTATTTTGGCAAAATAGTTTGATGTATGCATTTTCTGTTGACTGAGAATTGCTTCTTTTCAATTCTTTTGTAGAAAACTTCTCGGTTAGAGATGCAGCTTGTTCAAGTGTGGAACCTCTATTATTGTTCCCTATCATCGCGCTGATGTCTTCTCCTTCTAAATCAGTCAAAGGAGCAGCAAGTAAGGTTCTTTCCATCGTAGAAAATGTCTTGGTAACAATGTCAAATGCACCAAAGAGTGAGGTCCACACAAGTGAGGGAGATTCACCACTCAGCAGAGTGGGCTCTGTCGTATTTAGGATCATGCAGCAACTCTGGCATCAGGTTTAATTCCTGTTGGGTAACCTGCTATTTTATTTGGAAATCTGTGTATATTGATAAGTTAGATAGATCCCTTCGAGGGTTGTTGAGAGAAAAGCATGTTTATTTTGATTTATGTCCATATCAAAGTGTTTCTCAGTTCTCAAAAGAGTCAAGTTGCTCTCTGAGTCTTTGAATGTTCTTTTTTTTCAGAATGACTATGCACCTTCCACATCCTCCTTCCTCAGAATGACTTACATCAATGGAGGTGAATCACAGGAAACTTATCCTGGATCAGTGACTTGGAATTCACTACTTAGGGAACATGCTAAACGGTTATGTGATAGAAAGAAGTTATCTGCATCGTTTTATCTTTCGCAAGAGATACCTATTTTACTTGGTGCAGTTACGGGTGTCTTAGTGATGCATCCATCCCTAGGACCTGATGCTATTGACTCTTTGACTGCCGTTGGTGGCATTGATCCTAAGATGAGTGTCCCACTGTTGCTAGTTGTTCTATATTACAGCAACTTGTTATCTCGAACTAACCTCCCGTGTCAGAGTCTATTGGTGAGTCTACTCTCATTCATTTTCTGCTAATTTCCAAGTACTTGTATCATATATTTTATATTTTTTTTAGTCTAGTCCCGATTGTATTTATTTGACTTGCAGTCGAAACTTCTGGGGTTGCTCCCATCACTTGCTGCGCAACAGGTGATGATTCCACTTGTAGTTCAGACGATTACACCAATGCTACACAAGGATGCGAAAGGGTCAGTGCATCTTTTACGGATGATTTTTCAGTGTATTTTTTCTATCCTGTTAATGATATAGTTGATTCTGGGTTGAAACCGTTACTTGGTGCTTGTAAAACTCAATTTCACATTTGCTCTTTGGTAAACGGGTAGCCTTCGTAAACAGTTATCGGTTGTTTCTTTAGTTTTTCAGATTCTAGGATTATGATAGATTATAAAAGTTAGATTTGGAAGCCAAAAGATTATGTGATCTTTAATGCATTAGCTTGCATTTACCAATCTTGTTGAGTTGGGTTACTGTACTTGACTTTTTTTTTGTTCCGATAATGCCATGCAAGGTAGTTTACATGTGTGACTCTGATGATGGTTTATTTTAGTCTGTTGTATGCTACAGCCATCAGATTACTTTGCCAAACCTGGGTAGTCAATGACCGTGCCTTTTCGAGTCTGCAAGTAAGCTATTCTATACCACCATTCACTTTTGCTTAACATTGACAAAGTCGTTTTGCGCATGCTTGTACTCTTTGTTTTTGATGTATTTGTATGGTTTTTATTATTTAAATACTTAGGAGGTATTACGTCCGAAAGGATTTAAAGACTTCATTTCCGAGAGACATATCTGCATAAGTATGGCTGCTTCCATTGAGGACGTATGCAAGAGACACCCTGATAGGGGTGTAGACTTAATCTTGTCCGTTCAGGTATATTCTCTCAAGTGATGTTTGCTAGTACTGCTTTGGCTTATATTGAAACTTTGGAGTGCATTCAAAAATCTCTACTGGAATCATACTTTGATAGGCCTGTATAGAAAGCCAAGACTTTTCAGTTCGAGCATTTGGTTTTCAGAGTCTTTCCCATCTGTGTGAAGCCGATGTCATTGGTACTCCCTTGATGCTTGCTTGCGGTAGTTAATTCCTTTGTATTTCCTTCAAAACTTCTACTTTTTCCATCCAGATTTCTATACAGCATGGGGTGTCATTGAGAAACATGCTCAAAACATCAAACTAGATCCTCTTCTGGCTTGCAGGTTAGCAGCGCTCATATCCCAAACCATATACATGCACGATTGAGTGGTGAATGGATCTTGTATAAATTGTTATTTGAGGTGTCTGAAAAAGATTTGATAATATGTTGCAGTGCATGCCTTCTCCTAAAGTGGGGTGCAATGGATGCCGAAGTATACCCTGAAGATGCAGAAAAGGTTCTCAACATTTTGTGGGAAATTGGGAGCTCTATGCAGATACCTAAGGATTCTCAATGGACAAAGGCAAGAGTCTCTGCCTTAATGGCCCTTGGTCAATACGAGGTATGTATGGAATTTATGTGCCTTTTATGTCTTCTTTTAGGTGTATTCCCGGCCATCTATGGTTTCCGTTGGTTCTAATTCCTAATGTCTACATTTTTATCCAATTCCGATCCATGTTTTTCAGGTATCATTTCTGGAAAAGCAAATTTCTGACTTCAACAAGAAATGTGCATATTTGCTCTTCTCGGAGACAGATGTAAGAATTCTGAATGCTATAGAAGACCTTTCAGTCAAGATCATGATTCACGAGCACAGGTATAGAACTTGTAACTTACTGACTTTTACTTGCTTAAATCCTCATTAGCAGCATATTAATACTGCTTCTTTTTTTGACCTTTCAGCGTCCGGCGTAGATATGTGAGAGAGAAGAAAGTTTCTGGTAGTAAGATTGAGAAGCTGCTGGATGTGATACCTCAGGTCATTTTCCCTCCAGGTATAGTTAATTATTGATATTCTGTTGGAATAGGTAATTAACATTTTGAGATGGGAGGGGTGCCTAGAAATTTTTACTGGTGCATATTTTGCATAATAACTAACTTTCTTTGTAATTATCCTTCTCGCTAAATATTTGTAATAATCAGTTTTGTAAATTACTTGGTACTCCGCTTGAACTAAGTACACATGACCATTTGACCCACAGGGAAAAGAATCAAGACTGGAGAACTACCTGGTGCGGCATTATTATGTCTATCTTTTAGTCCCAAAGATGTGAAGCTTGGGTCATCTAAAGTAAGAATATTTAATGTTCCGCAAGTAGAATTTCCAAATACTTCAGCGTACTGCCGTACTGAGTTGCATGCTTCTGATCGCAGAGCTTTCATGATATACATGGTCAATTCGAGGAGGCATTTAAAGTCGTTGCCAAATCTCTTCAGCTCTCAAGAAACATTTCCCTTGCGCTTATCTCATTGCAATCGCTGAAAGCTTTTATGTCGCGTTGGATGAGAGCTAATATATTGTCCATTGGTGCAATGGCTACAGAATCATCATCTGATAAAACTTTTAAAGCTGCAAACAACATCATGAAGGTTTGTGATGATGTCTTTCTGTAACTGCTTGGTTCAAATTTTCCGTTTTTAAGTGTTCGAACTTATATTGAGATGCTGTTGTGTTGTTTCATGTAGAGTTTGGTATACATGGCTGAAGAAACTCTTCCTAGGTCTGCAGAAAACATAGCACTGGCGCTGGGTGCACTATGTGCAGTAAGATTTTAAATAAACGTGCTTCCATATGTAGTGGCGAGTTTCAATATATAATTTTTAATCTCTTTGTTGTGTCAGGTTTTGCCAGCTGCTGCTCATAATATTAAAGCATCTGCTTCAAAATTTCTGCTGGGTTGGCTATTGGAGCATGAGCATGAACACCGTCAGTGGACTGCTGGTATATCTCTTGGATTGATTTCGTCGTCTCTACATGTGACTGACCACAAGCAGAAATTTCAAAATATATCTGGACTTCTTGAGGTACTTTCTATACCTGAGAGTTATTGCATTTAGATGAAAATTCCTATAGAGCTAAGTCTTTTATGAAGCGCATACTGAGTACTATATCTGAAGACTATGCATGCGAAATCAATCTTGGGTCTTTCCCACTCCTTACATGATAGTTTTAAATTTTGTAGTCAACATGCAGCTAGAATACTTCCTATTATGTTTCTAATTGACTTGAAAATCGCTTTCAGGTTTTGTGTAGCAGTAAAAGCACTCTTGTAAAAGGAGCCTGTGGGGTTGGATTAGGATTTTCATGCCAAGATCTGCTTACACGGACTGAAGCCTCTGTGAGCTCTGATGTAGACAGTGAGTCCTACAAGAAACAAGAAGAAGGGCTCTTAGGAAGGATAGTGAGGTTGCTCTCTTCAGTATTACATCATTTCCTACGCACTCCGTGTGATACCCTAGAAAGCTTGTCTGCACTATTCCCACTTGGAAAGGAAGACAACATTACACGCCTAACTCACCTGCTGGACGAAAATTCTGATGATTTTGATGATGATATATGGGGTATTGCTGGACTCATCATAGGTTTGGGGATGTCAGTTTGTGCAATATACAGAGCTGGGAAGAAAGATGCTGTTGTAAAAATTAAAAACCTTATCGTATCATGGATTCCATATGCAGATTCTCCTCAGCAAACTTCAGGTTCTAATAGTAACGTAACAGTGAGAATTTTTTCAGCTGGTTCCTGCCTTGCACTCCCACTGGTGATCACTTTCTGTCAAAAAGTGGAACTGTTTGAAGCACACGAGGTGGATAATCTGATCAGTTGTTACAAGGACCTTATTTCTGAGTTGCTAATTGTTAAAACGTATGGTGCTTTTCATAAGAGTTTGTTGATGGCTTCCTGTATTGGGGCTGGAGACCTCCTGGGTTCTGTTCTGAATGAAGGTATCCACCCTGTGGAGATTGAGCCTTTAAAAGGCTTATTAGAACTGTTCAAGACATGTTACTCTGGGCTTTACCCACCGGTTGTTCACTTTGGTGGCATGCTCGGAGTTGTTAACGTATTAGGAGCAGGTGCTGGTGATTTGGTGTTTTCCCATCCTGTACCCCGTGCTCCTTCAAGTTCTGAGGAAAACGTAAGTTCTCTGATCTATCTTTCTGAAGATCCTTACTCGTTTATTCGCTAAATGCGAATGGGCTCCTAACATCCGTTTATATTGCTACAGAAAATCTCTTATTTATCAGGTCCCGTGCTTTCAAATTCATATTTAACTCAGCAGTTGACACCATTTGTGCAAGAAATATTCCTTATCGCACAAGATACGAAGGATCGCCAGCAGCAACATTATGCTGCATGGGCCATCTCATTTCTTAGGAATTACTTGCGGTCCAGGGATGCGTCAAGTGTAGGCAATGAAATCCAATCTAGCGATTCTCACCGAAATCCCATTTCTCACAATGTTCCTGAGCATGCCATGGTCATGAAACTTGCGCAAGGCCTGACGAATCCAAATTTGCCTTTGGTACGTCTGCTTAAAAGACTTTTGATAGTTCTAACCTTCTATATTCCTTGAAGATGATTTAGTTCAGAATAGAGATCTCAATCTATTCTCCTACTTATTTTAATCTTTGTTGCAATTTAGACGGGTAGCTCTCTGAATATTGGCGCACTGTCAAGTGCTTTGCGGTGTTTGTCTCATGCTCCGAGATTGCCAAACTTGGATTGGGGGGCAACAATAAGGCGATTAATGAGACAAGAGAACCAGCTTGATGTACCGCAATCAGGATTTATTCCCA is a genomic window containing:
- the LOC106306054 gene encoding protein RST1 isoform X3, with the translated sequence MLAKSSVEHEQLSILKLLLFLLKWKSENENFSVRDAACSSVEPLLLFPIIALMSSPSKSVKGAASKVLSIVENVLVTMSNAPKSEVHTSEGDSPLSRVGSVVFRIMQQLWHQNDYAPSTSSFLRMTYINGGESQETYPGSVTWNSLLREHAKRLCDRKKLSASFYLSQEIPILLGAVTGVLVMHPSLGPDAIDSLTAVGGIDPKMSVPLLLVVLYYSNLLSRTNLPCQSLLSKLLGLLPSLAAQQVMIPLVVQTITPMLHKDAKGSVHLLRMIFQSIRLLCQTWVVNDRAFSSLQEVLRPKGFKDFISERHICISMAASIEDVCKRHPDRGVDLILSVQACIESQDFSVRAFGFQSLSHLCEADVIDFYTAWGVIEKHAQNIKLDPLLACSACLLLKWGAMDAEVYPEDAEKVLNILWEIGSSMQIPKDSQWTKARVSALMALGQYEVSFLEKQISDFNKKCAYLLFSETDVRILNAIEDLSVKIMIHEHSVRRRYVREKKVSGSKIEKLLDVIPQVIFPPGKRIKTGELPGAALLCLSFSPKDVKLGSSKSFHDIHGQFEEAFKVVAKSLQLSRNISLALISLQSLKAFMSRWMRANILSIGAMATESSSDKTFKAANNIMKSLVYMAEETLPRSAENIALALGALCAVLPAAAHNIKASASKFLLGWLLEHEHEHRQWTAGISLGLISSSLHVTDHKQKFQNISGLLEVLCSSKSTLVKGACGVGLGFSCQDLLTRTEASVSSDVDSESYKKQEEGLLGRIVRLLSSVLHHFLRTPCDTLESLSALFPLGKEDNITRLTHLLDENSDDFDDDIWGIAGLIIGLGMSVCAIYRAGKKDAVVKIKNLIVSWIPYADSPQQTSGSNSNVTVRIFSAGSCLALPLVITFCQKVELFEAHEVDNLISCYKDLISELLIVKTYGAFHKSLLMASCIGAGDLLGSVLNEGIHPVEIEPLKGLLELFKTCYSGLYPPVVHFGGMLGVVNVLGAGAGDLVFSHPVPRAPSSSEENKISYLSGPVLSNSYLTQQLTPFVQEIFLIAQDTKDRQQQHYAAWAISFLRNYLRSRDASSVGNEIQSSDSHRNPISHNVPEHAMVMKLAQGLTNPNLPLTGSSLNIGALSSALRCLSHAPRLPNLDWGATIRRLMRQENQLDVPQSGFIPKDTSLREECLKFSLAHASEFDELLTFLDELSELSRFKALEQSLQSCLLCHLGDLMRMFSGSRVDKLFDDISCFVISLSSDQVYNCDQKSSLRVSCWKGLSQCLEGTSFESSEYITKIEKCIELLFSVLPVASQSPKVDQMGSVKEWSEAVRCLQQSHRDWLHKFLQVSSLETDFQGNLKKIQAKAKLARLGAIPFSELGKLKAIILNCEESDIWDVHAEIVAALHHAEGGIKRQWLIDAVEISCVSSYPSNAIFFVGLLSSICCKYMPFLTLDRSTVLRDMSVTVSSLLSDPNWEVVAEPFISFLWTSLERVYSFATDSDANAKLSSQQIEQIERDHAPMLVKVMHHICVVFRDHLPLEKQLRLAAMMVVP